In one window of Plasmodium berghei ANKA genome assembly, chromosome: 14 DNA:
- a CDS encoding formin 2, putative, which translates to MKSGFEINKNKEEINKINETQKEKKNKLKTNGGMSTDQVDNDQKDYKEMGYEKVNYLKSGYKNDEYENYELNKREPDEGVLSSINSKIAGVYPLWKIEEIKENNEKGIPYNKVYSNNIQYSETVGNEYIILDNFVKDERKKKKKSKEHNEKKHTTQNKKVKQIKIEQNIRNKYNQISGLNTTNYLLIPDEIRHKYTKTYLFQISKRLLVMKKPWRLPKNVELQINNVYHLSNYIKVLERVSNEYLNDPPINCYYKGLELYNKNVFANIDYLLKKVDIKKYSKNIKNKNLIKINECYYDLSTFGKSPNSMLYQSYIIWDIHGNCLSLEQEYDHFFDSQIMDYNFGEKDYPNLKYISSICSSILFWLNLNQKDNFSIINYHKNCSFTLLIFSCVMLALDNSLTFHEIQETLYKSSKMGSSTDNDTETDIGSDFENDMNKIKELGINEKYCTESNYLLKEYEYLPNYENFNNKVNILNKNFDDIEYNEGICKVSSEKSDLLHYDDNYNHICDQNKYNNKLYNRNKNEDKNIFNNVAESRKYSNFSMSNSINEIRYTRNIYTNEKGGIKNTYNDNSKENISPFKKKFQYHTLNLVSKDNIIYNDTELDKTKKKKIKKNISNSWGFGSPNIDTHKNKSKIKDHHFWIPFDYWKASHKRYFFYMYELIKNKNKQTKNIPYKLKSIIFTDYVLCSLSVEVYEVIYKDNKYFSFNDLSNTQLNIDNSADGKQIYSDKKFSDIIHTSTDDECIHDETKEKIKNKSKRKIEKKKKKKKTPCCDCKFGFANRSSVSSCNQDDDKTETNDINEQETVNNENKNIKYKKMYDLNIPYINEKESSDLSFFNNRHHKINYQKVVNVDKKKKHSIYIGNKGFQKDIINNNNLKQDKNSIWNVEKAKSTSNIELLCSSCNLPKSSKFNINKRKVKSLNNLSKNYEMFDNIILENDEKENYLLCNNNSICNCSIDSHNYNKNNDSFLFEENSKTCSLVNADSVTMFESNSFIKLSSPGNKENNSFKKKQKESTKISGEEDNNLNFVTNIEIREYNILEENKCHCRDIKKDKIYNTIKKKTKNEFFNNNEIDEKLLGSCTRPGYEYILKCNHLNYNFISSYEKNKKKYVTIDFTHDAEGNEKEHIICGDILILIGHKNADKYHKGFSTSYSFHTGFLKGSTSEIIHIRKEDMDINSNYENYIPDSSKLSVILEPTTNNDNINTYKKILVDNNRVEDLKELQKHEENNIFMDTEINNLSFNEDKKECDIINIESGNNSDRQTNKKEILTNNLKAIAPSNADKNRTSLDNIEKQKQTSILDEEKKNRRSIFQLINKQTKSGNIENEENQKREGEINSKNDFFKKFSDSCPEDVNQKIGETKEIKENSCINVSSNNKRMELNSRVNYNIHSSFSEKETKSKYSTSNITQLLSSLFGFKNRDDKFSLLKKQNAGSLLSSKKTFSNLISLNDFLQRQYEIISKPSESLSNFVLSHVKKVNMPLVQYLKEITYLSNLEIFLSLKICNNDIYKALKFIEATWGLDTVKGDGNRKNNRIILNTNSSNTTINSSKHDTPILNDLTKCHEEKIKDTILEESNNKFLSISDKIPNISQNIKLTDTNKINLETFDKLNKDESINNQNIEPLWNKNNNVFSNEENNNNNDKNNLKCQLNNTNKIQDEENETLQTECLTKQSKGIIKDYANIYENKIQQKRDSNSYYVNKKCLKNKDAPKLVTHESGIKISKFEIDKVEYEKVDSVELVKEEKKKTEYIENENENSSSISSSINTNGILLKEENNINDNISNNILKKLGESNFFYAKLPSGDLVKLKIQKPHNLDVHDNAPLLLIESVNLSEKSINVLDVLINENKNNNDDDIKSNTIISDHRINNMEKTYNEINKKTEIVESINSIETEDGSTLYKIYNSTDFISSISGTNFREKEFSTQKSEDSLYENSIEKQVDEKKTEVDEKKTKVEEKKIDEKKTEIEVKNMMEKRAATSGPSTKAISAKTIIKKSTQKKPPPPLPKSLAKAGSPKEAIEPQPDEISTKNCSKITNVSKKNGKKAPNLPEFLLNKMSNGKSKGVLKKCPPGLCLKKAEKLEEKRPLGIKLHWQLLPTHKIEGTVFNEIKTQEVKYNLIDTKTVHKLFSRIKQEKKVVKKSVEYKKKSNEEKLITVLDRTRAQNIGILLRFPISTQEIVNKINVFDLENINIEFLQKVLHIFPTKEESDGILEKLKGEGVNEESFRDVERKLIPFIHSNKFQCKIEICLFSLKYDKIINDINKDLDTYDKAIKEARSSTRLRSLLKAVLKWGNYVNYGINDNQDLVALGFTLSSVLKLTEFKSSLDSSITSLHYITVSLCISLPNLNMNHLENDLHSVLLASKMSSESVDIMFALLDKEINYIKSQLNCNFEEKFMEKMKAALHDSETKYIKSMEKYQQIKKEVYELGKYLGEDIPKTGNLENIFIILSSIVNNFTKCYKEISANTKKFAIMLNDESLLNEYYNVFNKNKSRYSNNLKNSNTANKNSINETNKQKSVINPKGQIKIKINNTKPSAKNNNAKVSMFQLKNMLFRDIQNTALIKKNANASSLKKQNDKSIDEHHNKKGMHTKCAENLKDANNTESIKKETKDSLSKNDENNAKENSQETSYVEVLPISNDIPTVANGPNDNNREDDSKNDIVATSHILSEPLRADHLINDGDIKEKKSK; encoded by the coding sequence ATGAAAAGCGGGTTTGAAATTAATAAGaataaagaagaaataaataaaataaatgaaacacagaaagaaaaaaagaataaattaaaaaccAATGGGGGAATGAGCACCGATCAGGTTGACAATGACCAGAAGGATTACAAAGAAATGGGGTATGAAAAAGTGAATTATCTAAAATCAGGATACAAAAATGATGAGTATGAAAATTATGAGTTAAACAAAAGGGAGCCTGATGAGGGTGTGTTATCTAGTATTAATAGTAAAATAGCTGGAGTATATCCACTTTGGAAAATTGAAGAAATAAAGGAAAACAACGAAAAGGGCATACCTTATAATAAGgtttattcaaataatatacagTATAGTGAAACAGTAggaaatgaatatataatattagataattttgtaaaagatgaaagaaaaaaaaagaaaaaaagtaaaGAACATAATGAAAAGAAGCACACAAcacaaaacaaaaaagtcaaacaaataaaaatagaacaaaatatacgtaataaatataatcaGATATCAGGATTGAATACAACCAATTATTTACTAATTCCTGATGAAATACgacataaatatacaaagacttatttatttcaaatatCAAAGCGGCTGCTTGTAATGAAAAAACCTTGGAGGTTACCAAAAAATGTAGAAttacaaattaataatgtataccatttatcaaattatataaaggTTTTAGAAAGAGTGTCAAATGAGTATTTAAATGATCCTCCTataaattgttattataaagggttagaattatataataagaaCGTGTTTGCAAATATagattatttattaaaaaaagtcgatataaaaaagtattccaaaaatataaagaataaaaatttaataaaaataaatgaatgtTATTATGATTTAAGTACATTTGGGAAATCACCAAATTCTATGCTTTATCAATCTTATATAATTTGGGACATACATGGTAATTGCTTAAGTTTAGAACAAGAATACgatcatttttttgattcTCAGATTATGGATTATAACTTTGGTGAAAAAGATTATCCAAATTTAAAGTATATATCTAGTATTTGTAgttctatattattttggtTGAATTTAAACCAGAAAGACAACTTTTCTATTATTAACtatcataaaaattgttcatttactttgttaatattttcatgtGTTATGCTTGCCCTTGACAATTCTTTAACATTTCATGAAATTCAAGaaacattatataaatcatcTAAAATGGGAAGCTCAACTGACAATGATACTGAAACTGATATTGGAAGTGATTTTGAAAATGacatgaataaaataaaagagcTAGGTATAAACGAAAAATATTGTACCGAATCTAACTATTTGTTAAAagaatatgaatatttacctaattatgaaaattttaataacaaagttaatattttaaataaaaattttgatgatATTGAATATAATGAAGGAATTTGTAAAGTTTCATCTGAAAAATCAGATTTGCTCCATTATGATGATAATTATAACCATATATGTGaccaaaataaatataataataaactatataatcgaaataaaaatgaagacaaaaatatttttaacaatgTAGCGGAATCTAGAAAATATAGCAACTTCAGCATGAGTAATAGTATTAATGAAATTAGATATActagaaatatatatacaaatgaGAAGGGAGGAATCAAAAATACATACAATGATAATagtaaagaaaatattagtccttttaaaaaaaaatttcaataTCATACACTGAATTTAGTCAGTAaagataatataatatataacgATACTGAATTagataaaacaaaaaaaaaaaagataaaaaaaaatatttccaaCTCTTGGGGATTTGGATCACCTAATATAGAtacacataaaaataaaagtaaaataaaagatcaTCATTTTTGGATACCATTTGATTATTGGAAAGCGTCACATAAAcgatactttttttatatgtatgagctaattaaaaataaaaataagcaaactaaaaatattccatACAAATTAAAGagtataatttttactGATTATGTCTTATGTTCTTTGTCAGTAGAAGTATATgaagttatatataaagataataaatatttttcttttaatgaTTTATCGAATACTCAATTAAATATTGACAATTCTGCTGATggaaaacaaatatatagtgataaaaaattttcagATATTATTCATACGTCTACTGATGATGAATGCATACATGACGAGACAAaagagaaaataaaaaataaaagtaaaagaaagattgaaaaaaaaaaaaagaaaaaaaaaacacctTGTTGTGATTGCAAATTTGGCTTTGCAAATAGATCCTCTGTATCATCTTGCAATCAAGATGATGATAAAACTGAAacaaatgatataaatgaaCAAGAAACTGTTAATAAtgagaataaaaatattaagtataaaaaaatgtacgatttaaatattccttatataaatgaaaaagaatcATCTGATTTATCTTTCTTCAATAATAGACatcataaaattaattatcaAAAAGTTGTAAATgtagataaaaaaaaaaaacacagCATTTATATAGGGAATAAGGGTTTTcaaaaagatataataaataataataatttaaaacaaGACAAAAATTCAATTTGGAATGTAGAAAAGGCAAAATCCACAAGTAACATAGAACTATTATGCTCATCTTGTAATTTGCCAAAATCTTCAAAATTCAATATCAATAAAAGAAAGGTAAAatcattaaataatttatcaaaaaattatgaaatgtttgataatattattttagaaaatgatgaaaaagaGAATTACTTACTTTGTAACAATAACTCTATTTGCAATTGTAGCATAGACAGTCATaattacaataaaaataacgaTAGTTTTTTGTTTGAAGAAAATAGTAAAACTTGTTCATTAGTTAATGCAGATTCTGTCACTATGTTTGAATCAAattcatttataaaattatcatccccaggaaataaagaaaataatagtttcaaaaaaaaacaaaaagaatCTACAAAAATATCTGGAGAAgaagataataatttaaattttgttaCAAATATCGAAATTAGggaatataatattttagaagaaaataaatgtcATTGTagagatataaaaaaagacaaaatatataatacgataaaaaaaaaaacgaaaaatgaattttttaataataatgagaTTGATGAGAAATTATTAGGATCATGCACAAGACCTGggtatgaatatatattaaaatgcaatcatttaaattataattttatttcgtcttatgaaaaaaacaaaaaaaaatatgtaaccATCGATTTTACTCACGACGCAGAAGGTAATGAAAAAgaacatattatatgtgGGGATATTCTTATATTAATTGGTCATAAAAATGCGGATAAATATCACAAGGGGTTTTCCACGTCATATTCTTTTCATACTGGATTTTTAAAAGGTTCAACTTCTgaaattattcatataagaAAAGAAGATATGGATATTAATAGCAATTATGAAAACTATATTCCAGATTCATCAAAATTGTCTGTAATTTTAGAACCTACTactaataatgataatataaatacttataaaaaaatattagtgGATAATAATAGAGTCGAAGATTTGAAAGAATTACAAAAacatgaagaaaataatatttttatggatacagaaataaataaccTATCATTTAATGAGGATAAAAAAGAATgtgatattattaatatagaaaGTGGAAATAATAGTGATAGACAAACTAATAAGAAAGAAATTCTCacaaataatttgaaaGCGATTGCTCCATCTAATGCAGACAAAAATCGAACAAGTTTAGACAATATTGAAAAGCAAAAACAAACGTCTATACTTGAtgaagaaaagaaaaatagaAGAAGTATATTTcaattaattaataaacaaaCTAAAAGTggaaatatagaaaatgagGAGAATCAAAAAAGAGAAGGAGAAATAAACTCGAAAAacgatttttttaaaaaattttctgATAGTTGCCCGGAGGATgtaaatcaaaaaatagGGGAAACgaaagaaataaaagaaaattccTGCATTAATGTTAGTagcaataataaaagaatggAATTAAATTCAAGAGTAAACTATAATATACATTCGTCATTTAGTGAAAAGGAAActaaatcaaaatatagTACATCTAACATAACTCAATTGTTATCTTCATTATTTGGATTCAAAAACAGAGAtgataaattttcattattaaaaaaacaaaatgcGGGATCTTTATTATcctcaaaaaaaacattttcaaatttaatttCGTTAAATGATTTTTTGCAAAGAcaatatgaaataatatcaAAACCGTCAGAAAGTTTAtcaaattttgttttaagCCATGTAAAAAAGGTTAACATGCCATTAGTGcaatatttaaaagaaataactTATTTGTCtaatttagaaatatttttatctttaaaaatatgtaacaatgatatttataaagCCTTGAAATTTATTGAAGCAACCTGGGGTTTAGATACAGTAAAAGGTGATggaaatagaaaaaataatagaattatattaaatacaaataGTAGCAATACTACTATTAATAGCTCTAAACATGATACTCCAATACTAAACGATTTGACAAAGTGTCATGAAGAGAAAATTAAAGACACCATACTTGAAGAAagcaataataaatttttatcaatttcTGATAAAATTCCAAATATAtctcaaaatataaaactcACAGatactaataaaataaatcttGAAACTTTTGATAAATTGAATAAAGATGAATCtataaataatcaaaatatagaaCCATTATGGaataagaataataatgtgttttcaaatgaagaaaataataataataatgataaaaacaACTTAAAATGTCAGTTAAATAACACTAATAAAATACAGGacgaagaaaatgaaacatTGCAAACTGAATGCTTAACAAAGCAATCCAAAGGTATAATAAAGGACtatgcaaatatatatgagaATAAAATACAACAAAAAAGGGATTCGAACTCATATTAtgttaacaaaaaatgtctgaaaaataaagatgCACCAAAGCTTGTTACACATGAAAGCGGTATCAAAATTTCCAAGTTTGAAATTGACAAAGTGGAATATGAGAAAGTGGACAGCGTTGAACTGGTGAAGGAGGAAAAGAAGAAAACTgaatatattgaaaatgaaaatgaaaatagttCTAGCATATCAAGTAGCATAAACACAAATGGCATTCTTTTAAAAGAGgagaataatattaatgataatattagtaataatatattaaaaaaattaggagaaagtaattttttttatgcaaaATTACCTAGTGGTGATTTGGTTAAGTTAAAAATCCAAAAACCACATAATTTAGATGTTCATGATAATGCtcctttattattaattgaaTCTGTAAATTTGTCAGAAAAATCCATAAATGTTCTAGATGTATTAATAAacgaaaacaaaaataataatgatgatgatataaaaagCAATACTATAATTAGTGATCATcgcataaataatatggaaaagacgtataatgaaataaataaaaagacTGAAATTGTTGAATCTATAAATAGCATTGAAACAGAGGATGGTTCTACtctttataaaatttacaatTCCACCGATTTTATATCGTCCATTTCAGGAACAAATTTTAGGGAGAAGGAATTTTCGACCCAAAAATCGGAAGATTCACTTTATGAGAATTCGATAGAGAAACAGGTagacgaaaaaaaaacagaagTAGACGAAAAGAAAACAAAGgttgaagaaaaaaagatcgacgaaaaaaaaacagaaatagaagtgaaaaatatgatggAAAAAAGGGCAGCGACGTCTGGACCATCTACTAAAGCGATTTCCgcaaaaacaataataaaaaaatcaacTCAGAAAAAGCCACCACCACCCCTTCCAAAGTCACTGGCAAAAGCTGGTTCTCCCAAAGAAGCGATTGAACCTCAACCTGACGAAATTTCAACGAAAAATTGTAGCAAAATAACAAAtgtttctaaaaaaaatggtaaaAAAGCACCAAACCTTCCAgaatttcttttaaataaaatgagcAATGGAAAATCAAAAggtgttttaaaaaaatgccCACCAGGTCTATGCTTAAAAAAAGCAGAAAAGCTTGAAGAAAAAAGACCACTAGGTATTAAATTACATTGGCAATTATTACCAACACATAAAATTGAAGGTACGGTTTTTAACGAAATAAAAACTCAAGAAGTTAAATATAACTTAATAGACACTAAAACTGtacataaattattttcaagaataaaacaagaaaaaaaagttgtAAAGAAAAGTGTAgaatataagaaaaaaagtaatgaagaaaaattaattacaGTTCTTGACAGGACAAGAGCACAGAATATTGGAATATTATTAAGATTTCCAATTAGCACACAAGAAatagtaaataaaataaacgtTTTtgatttagaaaatattaatatagaatttttacaaaaggtattacatatatttccaACAAAAGAAGAAAGTGATGgaattttagaaaaattaaaaggtGAAGGTGTTAATGAAGAAAGTTTTCGAGATGTTGAAAGAAAATTAATACCTTTTATTcattcaaataaatttcaatgcaaaattgaaatatgtttattttcattaaaatatgataaaataataaatgatataaataaagatttAGATACATATGATAAAGCAATAAAAGAAGCACGATCTAGTACACGTTTAAGATCTTTATTAAAAGCTGTTTTAAAATGGGGAAATTATGTTAACTATggaataaatgataatcaAGATTTAGTTGCATTGGGATTTACTTTATCTTCTGTTTTAAAATTGACTGAATTTAAATCATCATTAGATAGTTCTATTACATCTTTACATTATATTACTGTTAGTTTGTGTATTTCTTTACCCAACTTAAATATGAATCATTTAGAAAACGATTTGCATTCTGTCTTATTAGCATCTAAGATGTCATCAGAATCTGTTGATATTATGTTTGCATTATtagataaagaaataaattatattaaaagcCAATTAAATTGTAACTTTGAAGAAAAgtttatggaaaaaatgaaagcaGCTTTGCATGATAGtgaaacaaaatatattaaatctatggaaaaatatcagcaaattaaaaaagaagtATATGAATTAGGAAAATATTTAGGAGAAGATATTCCAAAAACAGGAAACctagaaaatatatttattattttatcatctattgttaataattttacaaaatgcTACAAAGAAATTTCAgcaaatacaaaaaaattcgCAATTATGTTAAATGATGAAAGTTTgttaaatgaatattataatgtttttaataaaaataaaagtagatattcaaataatttaaaaaattctaACACagctaataaaaattctataaatgaaactaataaacaaaaaagtGTTATAAATCCCAAAggtcaaataaaaattaaaataaataatactaaACCAAGtgctaaaaataataacgcTAAAGTATCAATGTTTCaacttaaaaatatgttgtTTCGAGATATTCAAAATACAGcacttataaaaaaaaatgctaaTGCAAgttctttaaaaaaacaaaatgataaatcTATTGATGAAcatcataataaaaaaggtaTGCACACAAAATGTGCAGAAAATTTGAAAGATGCAAATAATACGGAAAGTATCAAAAAAGAAACTAAAGATTCACTTTCAAAAAATGACGAAAACAACGCAAAGGAAAATAGCCAAGAAACCTCTTACGTCGAGGTGTTGCCCATATCAAATGATATACCTACTGTTGCTAATGGTcctaatgataataatagagAAGATGATAGTAAAAACGATATTGTAGCAACTTCCCATATCTTAAGTGAGCCCTTAAGAGCAGATCATTTAATTAATGATGGTGACattaaagaaaagaaatcaaaataa